One Methanobrevibacter sp. genomic region harbors:
- a CDS encoding symporter small accessory protein: protein MMVLGIEDPWIWGCYLGIILSTLLCVGYGIVNWNKGD from the coding sequence ATGATGGTTTTAGGAATAGAAGACCCATGGATTTGGGGTTGTTATTTAGGAATTATCTTATCAACACTTCTGTGTGTTGGTTACGGTATTGTAAACTGGAATAAAGGAGATTAA
- a CDS encoding nucleic acid-binding protein, translating into MTKPIFYDTDCLSSFLQINRTELLKKEYSKIIITTKVKEELYNKKTPQDIKTRLTSLIQDGYVEINDLEFGSDEFNQYYTFITDDKTEDIGKGELSVISLAIAKNGILASNNLDDVCYFVRKYHLEHVTTSKIIVTCYEKGYLTFDEAEKIWKELLKNPKHPQMSFKDFYDKDDKMCYN; encoded by the coding sequence ATGACTAAACCAATTTTTTACGATACTGACTGTCTTTCATCATTTTTACAAATAAATAGAACAGAATTGCTGAAAAAAGAATATTCAAAAATCATAATCACCACTAAAGTCAAAGAGGAACTATACAACAAAAAAACACCTCAAGATATTAAAACTAGATTAACATCATTAATTCAGGATGGATATGTTGAAATTAATGATCTTGAATTTGGAAGTGATGAATTTAATCAATATTACACATTTATAACAGACGATAAAACAGAAGATATTGGTAAAGGAGAATTAAGTGTCATCTCACTTGCAATAGCTAAAAATGGAATACTTGCAAGCAATAATCTGGATGATGTATGTTATTTTGTGAGAAAATACCATTTAGAACATGTAACAACATCAAAAATAATTGTGACCTGCTATGAAAAAGGATACCTGACTTTTGATGAAGCAGAAAAGATATGGAAAGAATTGTTGAAAAATCCTAAACATCCCCAAATGTCTTTTAAAGATTTCTATGATAAAGATGATAAGATGTGTTATAACTAA
- a CDS encoding ImmA/IrrE family metallo-endopeptidase, whose amino-acid sequence MINLKTDNQLNSEAIKLREKWGLTPYGSVDITSVVLSKLPDLTILYIPFSKKTSGMCIKDGNIEIIGINSTMTKGRQRFTLAHELYHLLIEENSGKPIICNNPLRDDSEREADKFASYLLMSDEGFLQYCEMNSINEWDLTNIISVEQYFQISHHTLLIRLLNNKLITRKEYDKFRGKYISYEAKIRGYGDELYRPSPKEDQYMTLGKYINTIEYLDETAKISQSKKKELLLDGYRGDLVFNVDKGDDTND is encoded by the coding sequence ATGATTAATTTGAAAACTGACAACCAGCTAAATAGCGAAGCCATCAAATTACGAGAAAAATGGGGCTTGACTCCTTATGGATCTGTTGACATCACATCAGTGGTTTTGTCAAAGCTTCCAGACCTGACCATATTATACATTCCATTTTCTAAAAAAACTAGTGGAATGTGTATCAAGGATGGAAATATCGAAATCATTGGAATCAATTCAACGATGACAAAAGGAAGGCAAAGATTTACTCTAGCCCATGAACTTTACCACTTGTTAATAGAAGAAAATTCAGGAAAACCTATTATCTGCAACAATCCTTTAAGAGATGATTCTGAAAGAGAAGCAGATAAGTTTGCATCATACCTTCTCATGAGCGATGAAGGCTTCCTCCAGTATTGTGAGATGAACAGTATCAATGAATGGGATCTTACAAACATCATTTCTGTTGAGCAATATTTCCAAATCAGCCATCATACACTACTAATTCGTCTTTTAAATAATAAATTAATTACAAGAAAAGAATATGACAAATTTAGAGGCAAATACATATCCTATGAAGCGAAAATCAGAGGATATGGGGATGAACTATACCGACCATCCCCCAAAGAAGACCAATACATGACCCTTGGAAAATACATTAATACAATCGAATACCTAGATGAAACAGCTAAAATTAGCCAAAGCAAGAAAAAAGAACTACTACTTGATGGTTATAGAGGAGACCTTGTATTTAATGTAGATAAGGGTGATGATACCAATGACTAA
- a CDS encoding helix-turn-helix domain-containing protein — protein sequence MKNIGARMETLRENMNLTPQAVSSYLDIPTEDLLDMENGNKNITLSILNNLCSLFGCSESYLLCRSDEFDHTKFALRSTSIEADDLKGIASMNRIYMNMQYLTSKMDD from the coding sequence ATGAAAAACATTGGAGCAAGAATGGAAACTCTCAGAGAAAATATGAATTTGACTCCTCAGGCGGTTTCTTCATATTTGGATATTCCAACTGAAGATTTGCTTGACATGGAAAATGGCAACAAGAATATTACTTTATCCATTTTAAACAATCTATGCTCATTATTCGGATGTAGCGAAAGCTATCTGCTTTGTAGGAGTGATGAATTTGACCATACAAAATTTGCACTTAGAAGCACAAGCATTGAAGCAGATGACCTTAAAGGCATAGCAAGCATGAATAGGATTTATATGAATATGCAATACTTAACAAGTAAAATGGATGATTAA